A portion of the Limanda limanda chromosome 3, fLimLim1.1, whole genome shotgun sequence genome contains these proteins:
- the adma gene encoding adrenomedullin a, whose protein sequence is MKFVFQSFLFCCLLATVAHCVELEVNSQLKKRLSIWLESRLRRDLDTVSVEKTAEAEHLVRTEDIRDTLLPHSSTDISVRTKRSKNSSGQSRRQGCSLGTCTVHDLAHRLHQLNNKTKNRIAPVDKISPQGYGRRRRSLPAQIFSQRQEQDRLSPQWRITDSQVHKLMALLKRT, encoded by the exons ATGAAGTTCGTCTTCCAGTCCTTCCTCTTTTGCTGCCTTCTGGCGACAGTAGCACACTGTGTGGAACTTGAAGTCAATTCGCAGTTGAAAAAAAG gcTTAGCATATGGCTGGAGAGCCGACTGAGACGGGATCTGGACACTGTATCAGTGGAGAAGACAGCAGAGGCTGAGCACTTAGTCAGAACAGAAGATATCAGGGATACCTTGCTGCCACATTCCAG CACTGACATCAGTGTCCGAACCAAGAGGTCGAAAAACTCATCAGGCCAGTCAAGAAGACAAGGTTGTTCACTGGGCACCTGCACAGTGCACGACCTGGCCCACCGCCTGCACCAGCTCAATAACAAGACGAAGAACCGGATTGCCCCTGTTGACAAGATCAGCCCACAGGGATACGGCCGCAGGCGTCGATCTCTCCCGGCGCAGATATTCTCACAGAGGCAAGAGCAGGACAGGCTGAGCCCCCAGTGGAGAATAACTGACTCACAGGTTCACAAGCTTATGGCTCTTCTCAAACGGACATGA